One Pseudomonadota bacterium DNA segment encodes these proteins:
- a CDS encoding cytochrome C, with product MNNIWSTRFLVLALLAGGCWPVAQAGAKTLIHPAYVDLGQRKPMCTDCHDEEPVKGVVPRIYNHTVYFGDNHRLEARRDPQVCNMCHKQKMCNDCHGIEIELKPSERDRTGNYRRMPHRGDYLSRHRIEGRLDPGSCYRCHGNPRRAKTCVRCHG from the coding sequence ATGAATAACATTTGGTCGACGAGATTTCTGGTTCTGGCCCTGCTGGCGGGAGGGTGCTGGCCGGTCGCCCAGGCCGGCGCGAAGACCCTGATCCATCCGGCTTACGTCGATCTCGGGCAGCGGAAACCCATGTGTACCGACTGCCATGACGAGGAGCCGGTGAAGGGAGTGGTCCCGAGAATATACAATCATACGGTCTATTTCGGCGACAACCATCGCCTGGAAGCGCGGCGCGACCCGCAGGTCTGCAATATGTGCCACAAGCAGAAGATGTGTAATGATTGTCACGGGATTGAGATTGAGTTGAAGCCGTCAGAGAGAGACCGGACCGGCAATTACCGGCGGATGCCGCATCGGGGCGATTATCTTTCCCGGCATCGGATCGAAGGCCGTCTGGACCCGGGCTCCTGTTACCGGTGCCACGGGAATCCGCGGCGGGCCAAGACTTGTGTTCGCTGCCACGGATAG
- a CDS encoding D-alanine--D-alanine ligase codes for MAAKLTVALLAGGRSSEREVSLKGGEEVYKALDKKRYEIRRYDPATDLGRLAAEAAEIDVAFILLHGPFGEDGTMQGFLDMLDIPYQGAGVLGSAMAMDKHVAKLMYRQAGLTVPDWHTVEKGGDWSGKEILAHLGLPLVIKPLSQGSSVGMSIVDNGDELGPALDKAFAFDRRVMIEKFIAGREITGGVIGNDEPIALPLVEIIPGDQYRFFDYEAKYQPGASREICPAEFDDLTTVRAQEFALAAHRALMLEVYSRTDMIVNDSGIYVLETNTIPGMTPTSLLPQAARAHGLSFPAFLDRLLELALEKKR; via the coding sequence ATGGCTGCCAAACTTACTGTTGCACTGCTTGCCGGAGGTCGTTCGAGTGAAAGAGAGGTCTCTCTCAAAGGGGGCGAAGAGGTTTACAAAGCCCTTGATAAAAAAAGGTATGAGATCAGGCGTTACGATCCGGCCACAGATCTGGGCAGGCTTGCCGCCGAAGCAGCGGAAATCGATGTCGCATTTATTCTTCTCCACGGTCCGTTTGGTGAAGACGGCACCATGCAGGGCTTTCTTGACATGCTTGATATTCCTTACCAGGGAGCCGGGGTGCTTGGCAGCGCAATGGCCATGGACAAGCATGTGGCCAAGCTGATGTACCGGCAGGCCGGACTCACGGTGCCCGACTGGCATACGGTGGAAAAAGGTGGCGACTGGTCCGGAAAAGAGATCCTGGCGCATCTTGGCCTGCCGCTGGTCATCAAGCCTCTGAGTCAGGGGTCGAGTGTCGGGATGAGTATTGTCGATAACGGAGATGAACTTGGTCCGGCCCTTGACAAGGCATTTGCCTTTGACCGGCGGGTGATGATCGAAAAATTTATCGCCGGCCGGGAGATTACCGGCGGGGTGATCGGCAACGACGAACCGATCGCCCTGCCCCTGGTCGAGATCATTCCCGGCGATCAGTACCGGTTCTTTGACTATGAGGCAAAATATCAGCCTGGAGCGAGCCGGGAGATCTGCCCGGCGGAGTTTGATGATCTGACCACGGTCCGGGCTCAGGAATTTGCTCTTGCCGCCCACCGGGCGCTGATGCTCGAGGTCTACAGCCGGACGGACATGATCGTGAACGACAGCGGGATCTACGTTCTTGAAACCAACACCATCCCCGGGATGACCCCGACGAGTCTTCTGCCGCAGGCGGCCCGGGCCCATGGTCTGTCATTTCCGGCGTTTCTCGACCGGTTGCTGGAACTTGCCCTGGAGAAAAAAAGATAG
- a CDS encoding FAD-binding protein: MNSKTLKELAAIVGSDNLTTTHEDLLCYAYDGSGREFLPEAVVFPGSTDEVSRIMALASARNFPVVPRGAGTGMTGGSLAVNGGLVMAMSRLNRIIEIDTANQVAVVEPGVITGRFQQEVGRAGLFYPPDPASHDFCTIGGNVGECAGGPRAVKYGVTRDYVLGLEAVLPDGRIINTGVRTAKGVAGYDLTRLLVGSEGTLAVITRIILKLLPAPASRKTFLLLFDNLSAATSLVARILGRITPCTLEYMDRTALQVVADSLPAPLPGNTEALLLVELDGDLDLVKLQAENLRNFLTGQPGLLESRLAETAAESAALWAARRAISPSTFKLKPHKIGEDIVVPRTLIPDLVEYTEILAADLDLTILTFGHAGDGNIHVNIMLDRNDPKQKAAGKTAKEKLFSRVIEMGGTITGEHGIGITKSSFLDREIDRNTLAMMRAIKKTFDPGNILNPGKIFPPSE, encoded by the coding sequence ATGAATTCGAAAACCCTCAAAGAGCTTGCCGCCATTGTCGGTTCCGACAATCTGACCACCACCCATGAAGACCTGCTCTGCTACGCTTACGACGGCAGCGGCCGGGAATTTCTTCCGGAAGCGGTCGTTTTCCCGGGATCTACCGACGAGGTCAGCAGGATCATGGCGCTCGCCTCCGCCCGCAATTTCCCGGTTGTCCCGAGAGGGGCCGGCACCGGGATGACCGGCGGCTCGCTTGCCGTCAACGGCGGACTGGTTATGGCCATGAGCCGTCTGAACCGGATTATCGAAATCGACACCGCCAATCAGGTGGCGGTTGTTGAGCCGGGGGTGATCACCGGCCGGTTCCAGCAAGAGGTCGGCCGGGCGGGATTGTTCTACCCACCCGATCCTGCCAGCCACGATTTCTGCACCATCGGCGGCAATGTCGGCGAGTGCGCCGGCGGGCCAAGGGCCGTGAAATATGGAGTAACCAGGGACTATGTGCTGGGCCTTGAAGCAGTCCTTCCGGACGGCCGGATCATCAACACCGGGGTCAGAACCGCGAAGGGGGTGGCCGGTTACGACCTGACCAGGCTCCTCGTGGGTTCGGAAGGGACCCTGGCAGTAATCACCAGGATCATCCTGAAACTCCTGCCCGCCCCTGCCTCCAGGAAAACCTTTCTCCTGCTCTTCGACAATCTCTCTGCCGCCACCTCGCTGGTCGCCAGAATCCTTGGCCGGATCACCCCCTGCACTCTTGAGTATATGGACCGGACCGCCCTGCAGGTCGTTGCCGACAGCCTGCCCGCTCCCCTGCCCGGAAATACCGAAGCCCTGCTGCTGGTGGAACTCGACGGAGACCTCGATCTGGTCAAGCTCCAGGCTGAAAATCTCCGGAATTTCCTGACCGGTCAACCGGGGCTCCTTGAGTCGAGACTCGCTGAAACCGCCGCCGAGTCAGCCGCGCTCTGGGCGGCCCGCCGGGCCATCTCGCCCTCGACCTTCAAACTAAAGCCCCACAAGATCGGCGAAGACATCGTCGTCCCGAGGACCCTGATCCCCGATCTTGTGGAATATACCGAGATACTGGCCGCAGATCTCGACCTGACCATCCTCACCTTCGGCCATGCGGGAGACGGCAATATCCACGTCAACATCATGCTCGACCGGAATGATCCGAAGCAGAAAGCCGCCGGCAAAACCGCCAAGGAAAAGCTTTTCAGCAGGGTCATTGAAATGGGCGGCACCATCACCGGCGAACACGGGATTGGAATCACCAAGTCATCCTTTCTCGACCGGGAAATCGATCGCAATACCCTGGCGATGATGCGGGCAATTAAAAAGACCTTTGACCCCGGCAATATTTTGAATCCGGGAAAAATCTTTCCGCCATCGGAATAA
- the rpsU gene encoding 30S ribosomal protein S21: MITVEVRGDVEQAIRFLKKKLQLDGIKKELKRREYYEKPSAKRRRKEAEAKRKLRKLMHRMHRD; encoded by the coding sequence ATGATCACAGTTGAAGTCAGAGGCGATGTTGAGCAGGCCATTCGCTTCCTCAAGAAAAAACTGCAGCTTGACGGCATCAAGAAAGAACTGAAACGTCGTGAATATTACGAGAAGCCAAGCGCCAAACGTCGCCGCAAAGAGGCCGAGGCCAAGCGCAAGCTTCGCAAACTCATGCACCGCATGCACCGCGACTAG
- the xerD gene encoding site-specific tyrosine recombinase XerD, with product MDLFLHYLTAERRLAANTLESYQSDLAAFFSHLAGKRIRSLQSIRTADIRSFLDSCHTQGISSRSNARRISTLRSFFRFLVSENMIQQDPTGAIDLPKPGRPLPKVLTVPEVTLLLNGQNLSDPLSLRNQAMLHLLYASGLRVSELVNLPLAALNLTGGTVRIFGKGSKERLVPFGEEAAGRIKTYLRDGRPLLLKKKRSPALFLTNRGGAMTRLRFWQIVQQTVFQTGINKKVSPHTLRHSFATHLLEHGADLRSVQMMLGHSDIATTQIYTHVDSRRLKSTHQKFHPRG from the coding sequence ATGGATCTTTTCCTGCATTATCTGACTGCAGAACGCAGGCTCGCGGCAAACACTCTGGAATCGTATCAATCCGACCTCGCAGCATTCTTTTCCCACCTTGCCGGCAAAAGAATCCGCTCCCTGCAGTCGATCAGAACTGCCGACATCCGCTCCTTTCTTGATTCCTGTCATACACAGGGCATCTCTTCCCGCAGCAATGCCAGGCGCATTTCAACCTTGCGAAGTTTTTTCAGGTTTCTGGTCAGTGAAAACATGATCCAGCAGGATCCAACCGGCGCCATCGATCTGCCGAAACCGGGGAGGCCCCTACCCAAAGTCCTGACTGTTCCCGAAGTCACCCTTCTCTTAAACGGGCAGAACCTTTCCGACCCGCTTTCTCTCCGGAACCAGGCAATGCTCCATCTTCTCTACGCTTCGGGGTTAAGGGTTTCCGAACTGGTCAACCTGCCTCTGGCGGCGTTAAATCTTACCGGCGGTACCGTGCGAATTTTTGGCAAGGGCTCCAAAGAACGACTGGTTCCTTTCGGCGAAGAAGCGGCTGGCAGGATCAAAACCTATCTCCGGGATGGCCGACCACTCCTGTTGAAGAAAAAACGCAGCCCCGCCCTGTTCCTTACCAACCGGGGCGGAGCCATGACCAGGCTCCGTTTCTGGCAGATCGTACAACAAACGGTCTTTCAGACAGGGATCAACAAGAAGGTCAGCCCCCACACCCTGCGCCATTCATTTGCCACCCATCTCCTCGAACACGGCGCCGATCTCCGCTCAGTCCAGATGATGCTCGGCCACTCCGACATCGCGACAACCCAGATCTACACCCACGTCGACAGCCGGCGCCTGAAATCCACCCATCAGAAATTTCATCCTCGGGGATGA